The genomic region TGGCTAAAAAAAACGTTTTCATTTTGATTATCTTACCTTTTTTTAGATCTGGCGCAGCGGAATCCTAATGTTTGGATGGCATAACGGGCTTTTAGGCTACCTCGAAAGGCGTACCGCATAAAAGCCGCATAGTTTTTCAGGTCTTCTACCCCCACTGCTCCACCGGAACAAAACAGACCCTTATCATCTACTTTGGCATCTTTCCGAGATTCCCCCGAAATCAAAACGGCGTTAAAATCGGACACCCATTCCCAAACCAAGCCATATTGGTCAAATACCCCCCAATAATTGGGCGGTGTACGGCGAACATCACGGAGAATTTGCTGGGGCTTCTCGCTGTACCAATCCAACCATCGTTGGTAAGCCGCCGGATTGTTGCGTGCATCGGCTTTGTTTTCATCCGCTCTGGCCACAAATTCCCACTCATCCATGGTAGGTAATTTTTTGCCCATACAGGCACAGTAGGCTTTTGCAGCAAACCAAGAAACATTCACTACGGGTGCATTGGCTGGGGCTTTTTCGCCCAACCTAAGCGCGCCCTCCCAATGTGCCAAGTAGGAAGAATCCGAACGAATGCTGGCCACTTGGCCTTTTTGCCATTCCGGATTCTCCGCTACAAAGCGTAAGAACTGTGCATTGGTCACGAGTGTAACGTCCAATTCAAAATCCCCTACATTAACCAATGCCTCATCCTTTCCATAAAAAGCCCGATATTCGCCGCCTTTTATGGAGGCCATTTGCACTTGGTTGCGCGCCATCAGCAAGGCATTTTCTACTGACTTCGAGAGTGTTTTCACCTTTCTCCCCTCTTGCGGAAGGTCAGAATGTGGCTGGCAAGCCGCTATAAACACCAAGCCAAGCACAAAGAAGCGTCTCATACCGGTTTTGTTTACCTTATTTGCGGAGGGCTTTCACTTGAACCGGGGTAATTTCCCCACCTTTATTCCCCCAACTGTTCAGCACATACGTCAGGACATTTGCTGTTTGCTCGTCCGTCAACGCCATTTTGGGCATTATACTGTCATAGTTTTCTCCGTTCACGGTGATTTTGCCACTGAGTCCATTGACGATGGCTTGAATCCCGCGCTTGGGATCGGCATTTAAGAAGTCCGATTTGGCCAATGGTGGGAAAGCCCCTTTCAGTCCTTGCCCTTCGGCTTGGTGACACGCCTGACAGTTTGCCGTATAAAGCGTTTTGCCCATCGCAATGCGTTCTTGGAGGTTTTTCGCTACGGGAGCAGCGGGCTTATCGGCGGTAATGGTCTGGATGGTTCCGCCTTCGGGCTGATAAATTCGATCGTCTTGTTTCCCGGAATAGATCGTTTTGTCTTCTTGGCCCTCCACCTTCAACATCCCCAGCGCACCTTTATTAAAGGCCCTAAAGATGGAGTGATCCACCAGAATAAACGTACCCGGCACATCCACCTTAAATTCCGCGATTGCAGATCCCCCGGCGGGTATCAAGGTGGTTTGGATGTTGTTATTTATGGCATCCCCTCCTTCTATATACACTTTGTCAAAGATTTCGCCAATCACATGGAAAGAAGAAACCATGTTTGGCCCACCATTTCCGATGTACAAGCGAACCGTTTCGCCCACATTGGCTTTTAGCGCCTTATCGCCCGTCAAAGCACCCACGGAGCCATTAAAGACCACATAATCGGGCTTTTCAGCAATGGCTTTTTCCATATCGAAAGGTTGTAGGCCTTGTTCCCCATAAGCGCCCTTGGTGTAAAAATCACCTTGCATCACATAATACTCCCGATCAACTTTGGGCAAACCACCTTTTGGCTCAACCAAAATAAGCCCATACATGCCGTTGGCTACGTGCATCCCGACGGGCGCCGTGGCGCAGTGATACACATATAACCCCGGATTGATAAGTTTGAACGAAAAGACGGATTCATGTCCAGGAGCGGTAAATGAAGCGGCAGCACCACCGCCTGGCCCTGTGACCGAGTGCAGGTCAATATTGTGCGGGAGTTTGCTCGTAGGGTTGTTCTTTAGATGGAACTCTACTTCATCACCCACACGGGTACGGATGAACTTGCCCGGAACCACACCGCCAAACGTCCAAAACGTATATTCTACACCGTCGGCCATCCGTGCTGTTTTTTCGATAACCTCCAAGTCCACACGCCATTTAATGGGTGCCCGATCGCCAATATCGGCTTTTGGAACAAAGGGTGGATCGGTCAACTCCGCATTGACCATTTTGCCCGAAATCGGCTCGTCTGTCTTAGAGAAGCAACCTACGAAAGCCGTTCCCAACCCCAATACGCTCAAGCATAGCGCAAGTGTTCTTATGTATTTCATATCAAAACCGTTTAGGTGAATTTTTTTTGATGAGCCAGCCCAAGCCCTCATCTTTGCGTTCAATTTTTTCAAAACAAGTCATTCAAGATTAGACGATGTTTTGAATACACGATTAAAAGATAAAAAAGTCTTTTATTATTATTTAATCGTGTATCCTCTTTACCCAGCGTAGTGAAAACACCTACAACATGTTTTCTAACTCTTGCATTTATGCCTTACGTGCCGTTTTGCATTTGGCACAACAACCCACACCACAGGAACGCTTGGGCGTTAAAAGCATGGCGGCGGTCTTGGAAATTCCAGAGCCTTATCTGGCCAAAGTCCTCCAAGTACTGGCACGGTTTGGGGTGATTTCCTCTGCAAAAGGCCCTGGAGGTGGTTTTTACCTGACCCCTGAGCAATTGGATGCCCCAATTTTACGTGTTGTTGAGGTAACAGACGGCTTAGGAGAGTTGATGCGGTGCGTAATGGGCTTCACCTCTTGCTCGGCGGAGAACCCCTGCTTTCTACATGATAGCTTTTCAACAGCCCGTCACAAGGTCATGCACCAACTCAAACACCATTCTATCCGCGAAAGTGCCCAAAACCAAGCGGCGCTTCTGGAGCGTCAGGGCTTATTAACCTTCAGTCCCGACTAAAACCGTGCGTTACGGGTTGATCAGGCCATTGTCAAGATGGGCTACAAATCATGCCTCTTCTACTACTGCTAAGACCATTTAGACAACAGTTAGCACCAATTAGTCTGTTTCTGGGCTTATGGCAAGACCCCATTGGGTTGATATATTCCTTTGGCGAGGGTGTAGCTCGCTGAGCTTAGTGAACACCCCTTCAACTCACAATCCATTTCCCATTTTAAAAGATCGAGGTATCTTCAACCCATGTTCGCACCAAACATACCGGTTGAAGGAACGCACCAAGAGCAGCCTTTACCGAAGTTTTACTTAGATTCTAAGTTCACAAAAATACAGCATGAAATTGAATTCATTCTTTTGGGCATATACAATACAAAAACATCTTTTATTCTTTTTTCTTGAATACCGGACAAAAGAGTCCTTTACTTGAAATGATTTCATATTTTCCACACACTTGGCATCGGTTCTCGAAAATTCTCAACCCCTCTTTACCATGTTTGCAAAAGGAACCACCTATGCGATTAAAGCCATGTGTTTTCTGGCTTTACAAACAAAGAAAGAGGAATGGGTAAGCCTTGCCACCATCTCATCGGGGATTCAATCTCCCATTGCCTTCACGGCAAAAGTGATGCAACGATTGCGCAAGGCCGCATTGATAATTTCGGCAAATGGGCCTAAAGGTGGTTTCCGATTACCGCAAAACCAGCGGATCAGCCTAAAAGAAATTGTTGTAGCGATTGAGGGAAGTGGTCTATTCGAGCGATGTGGTTTGGGCTTGGAGACCTGCTCTGCCGATTCCCCCTGCCCCATTCATCCATACTACGAGGGCTTAAAAGCGGACTTGAACCGGATTTTGGAAGAAGCCTATTTGGATGAATTGACATGGGATTTGGTGAGCAAAAGAATTGGTCTTGGCTAATCAACACCTTAAAAAACTATCGAAATTGCCAATGGGCAATTCAAAATATGATCACCTTAAACCTTTAGACGCTATGCTTTCAAAATCTCAGGCAAGGCTTTTTTTTATTGTTGGTACTATTTTCTTCTCTGGTATTTTCCTATGGCTAACGGTAGATACCATCCAACAAGTACCCAACCAAACAAAAGCCGCCAACATCACACCAGCCGTTGACCGTGGCAAGCAAATTTGGGAGGCCAATAACTGCATGGGTTGTCACACCATCTTCGGAGAAGGGGCTTATTATGCACCCGAATTGACCAAAGTTGTGGAAAGACGGGGCGAAGTTTGGCTTAAAACCTTTTTGAAAGACCCCGAGGCCATGTATCCAGGGGAGCGCAAGATGACGAATTACCATTTCTCGGATAGCCAAATTAATGACGTGATTGCTTTTCTAAAGTGGGCTGGCGAGGTGGACCTGAACGGCTTTCCGGCAAAACCGACGTTAACCGCCAATACCGTCTCCGCACCTGCCGCCAATACGGACTTATTAAAAGGCGCCCCCGCCACGTTTTCGCAGTTGTGTACAGCATGTCACAGTGTTGGAGGCAAAGGTGGAAATGTGGGGCCGGCGTTAGACGGCATTGCCACACGAATGTCTCCAGAGGAAATGACGAAGCGGATAAAAGACCCTATGTCGGTTAAAGCAGATTCCAAGATGCCAAAATTGGGATTGCCGGACGGAGATATTACGCAAATTGTTGCCTTCCTTCAAACTTTAAAATAACCCTCATCAGGTCTGAACTATGAAATACGCATCTCAAAAAGTAGCTTTTTGGTTTTTCGCAACCTGCATGTTACTGCTAACGCTCCAGTTGATTTATGGATTCATCATGGGGTTTGCCCATATGGGGTATGATGTTTTACATGATTATATCCCCTTTAATGCAGCCCGTGCCGTTCATACCAATTTATTGGTGGTTTGGTTATTGACGGGTTTTATGGGAGCCGCCCACTACATCATACCGGACGAAGTTCAAAGCGAGTTGTACTCCGTTAAGTTGGCCTACATTCAATTGGTCTCCTTGGTTGTGGTAGGTGTTATTGCGGTCATTGGGTTTCACCTGAATTGGTGGGAAGGCCGGAAATTCCTTGAAATCCCACGACCGTTAGACTATTTGGTGGTCGTAAACGTCCTTACGTTTTTGTTCAACATTGGTATGACGGTTTTCAAAGCCAACCGCGCCTCAACCACTTCTATTGTACTATATACAGGCTTGGTGGCGGCGGCCTTACTCTATTTACCGGGCATGATTTACTTTGAAAACCAGACCATGGATTCTTATTTCCGTTGGTGGGTGGTACATTTGTGGGTAGAGGGTGTTTGGGAATTGATTATGGGGGGGATTTTGGCTTATTTGCTCATCAAGTTGACGGGTGTGGATCGCGAGGTCATCGAAAAATGGTTGTATGTCATCGTTGGGCTTACCTTTTTATCGGGTATTTTGGGGACAGGACACCATTACTACTACATTGGTGCACCGAAGTATTGGCTTTGGGTAGGCGGCATCTTCTCGGCCTTAGAGCCATTAGCCTTCTTGGGAATGGCGCTTTTTGCCATCAATATGTACCGCCGGAGTGGTCGTGAACATCCGAATAAATTAGCCCTTATGTGGACGATCGGCTGCGCAATCATGTCTTTTGTGGGTGCTGGATTTCTTGGCTTTGCCCACACCTTGCCACAAGTAAACCTCTACACGCATGGTACTTTGGTAACGGCTATGCACGGTCATTTGGCCTTTTGGGGGGCATATGCCATGATTGTTCTGGCCATCATCAATTATTCCATGCCGCTTATGACTGGACGCAAACGCTATTCGAGTATGAATGGTAATCTCGCCTTTTGGTTATCGAATATCGGCATGTTAGGCATGACAGGGGCTTTTGCTGTGGCCGGAATTGCCCAGGTGTACTTGGAAAGAAAAACAGGTATGGACTTTTTGCAGGTTCAGCGCGAGATCGAACCTCATTTCTTGGGTTTGGTATTGGCGGCAACTTTGTTTACCTCCGGTATTGCTCTCTACATCTACGAATTTATACAATTTGGAAGCCCATCCGATGAAGCACTTGGCGTGCCAGAAGATACTGCTATTGCAGTCTAATTTACCACACAAAAGGGTTTCGTCGACAAACGGAACCCTTTTACTCCTTCGTCTAAATTATGGAAATGTTAGTCTCACCCGCAGTTGACCACGTTTTTTACAAACCCATTGGCCGTGAGATCGAGGTTTTTGAACATTGCTTTCGGAACCGGCTTCCCCTTTTGTTAAAAGGCCCAACAGGATCGGGCAAGTCGCGCT from Rhodothermia bacterium harbors:
- a CDS encoding cbb3-type cytochrome c oxidase subunit I, with the protein product MKYASQKVAFWFFATCMLLLTLQLIYGFIMGFAHMGYDVLHDYIPFNAARAVHTNLLVVWLLTGFMGAAHYIIPDEVQSELYSVKLAYIQLVSLVVVGVIAVIGFHLNWWEGRKFLEIPRPLDYLVVVNVLTFLFNIGMTVFKANRASTTSIVLYTGLVAAALLYLPGMIYFENQTMDSYFRWWVVHLWVEGVWELIMGGILAYLLIKLTGVDREVIEKWLYVIVGLTFLSGILGTGHHYYYIGAPKYWLWVGGIFSALEPLAFLGMALFAINMYRRSGREHPNKLALMWTIGCAIMSFVGAGFLGFAHTLPQVNLYTHGTLVTAMHGHLAFWGAYAMIVLAIINYSMPLMTGRKRYSSMNGNLAFWLSNIGMLGMTGAFAVAGIAQVYLERKTGMDFLQVQREIEPHFLGLVLAATLFTSGIALYIYEFIQFGSPSDEALGVPEDTAIAV
- a CDS encoding Rrf2 family transcriptional regulator, with the translated sequence MFSNSCIYALRAVLHLAQQPTPQERLGVKSMAAVLEIPEPYLAKVLQVLARFGVISSAKGPGGGFYLTPEQLDAPILRVVEVTDGLGELMRCVMGFTSCSAENPCFLHDSFSTARHKVMHQLKHHSIRESAQNQAALLERQGLLTFSPD
- a CDS encoding formylglycine-generating enzyme family protein, which encodes MASIKGGEYRAFYGKDEALVNVGDFELDVTLVTNAQFLRFVAENPEWQKGQVASIRSDSSYLAHWEGALRLGEKAPANAPVVNVSWFAAKAYCACMGKKLPTMDEWEFVARADENKADARNNPAAYQRWLDWYSEKPQQILRDVRRTPPNYWGVFDQYGLVWEWVSDFNAVLISGESRKDAKVDDKGLFCSGGAVGVEDLKNYAAFMRYAFRGSLKARYAIQTLGFRCARSKKR
- a CDS encoding Rrf2 family transcriptional regulator; this encodes MFAKGTTYAIKAMCFLALQTKKEEWVSLATISSGIQSPIAFTAKVMQRLRKAALIISANGPKGGFRLPQNQRISLKEIVVAIEGSGLFERCGLGLETCSADSPCPIHPYYEGLKADLNRILEEAYLDELTWDLVSKRIGLG
- a CDS encoding c-type cytochrome; translation: MLSKSQARLFFIVGTIFFSGIFLWLTVDTIQQVPNQTKAANITPAVDRGKQIWEANNCMGCHTIFGEGAYYAPELTKVVERRGEVWLKTFLKDPEAMYPGERKMTNYHFSDSQINDVIAFLKWAGEVDLNGFPAKPTLTANTVSAPAANTDLLKGAPATFSQLCTACHSVGGKGGNVGPALDGIATRMSPEEMTKRIKDPMSVKADSKMPKLGLPDGDITQIVAFLQTLK
- the nirK gene encoding nitrite reductase, copper-containing — its product is MKYIRTLALCLSVLGLGTAFVGCFSKTDEPISGKMVNAELTDPPFVPKADIGDRAPIKWRVDLEVIEKTARMADGVEYTFWTFGGVVPGKFIRTRVGDEVEFHLKNNPTSKLPHNIDLHSVTGPGGGAAASFTAPGHESVFSFKLINPGLYVYHCATAPVGMHVANGMYGLILVEPKGGLPKVDREYYVMQGDFYTKGAYGEQGLQPFDMEKAIAEKPDYVVFNGSVGALTGDKALKANVGETVRLYIGNGGPNMVSSFHVIGEIFDKVYIEGGDAINNNIQTTLIPAGGSAIAEFKVDVPGTFILVDHSIFRAFNKGALGMLKVEGQEDKTIYSGKQDDRIYQPEGGTIQTITADKPAAPVAKNLQERIAMGKTLYTANCQACHQAEGQGLKGAFPPLAKSDFLNADPKRGIQAIVNGLSGKITVNGENYDSIMPKMALTDEQTANVLTYVLNSWGNKGGEITPVQVKALRK